A window of Sulfobacillus thermosulfidooxidans contains these coding sequences:
- the argF gene encoding ornithine carbamoyltransferase has protein sequence MVERLLAKEARLQGRSVVSLKDWSPSEIKQVLMTAKWMKTNPKVAEIQYALKGKSVAMIFELPSTRTRVSFQVAIQALGAAPVILDWQDSQLGRGEPIEDTARVLSRYVDGMIVRAKSHQMVQALQKWATVPVFNALTDMAHPFQVLADALTIWEHVGYLSGAKMAYVGDGNNMANSYMIIGAKLGMHVNIACPEAWQPSADIIAYAQQEAEMTGGSVQVMTDPVQAVHGVDVVATDVFVSMGDVDSASKRQALAPYQVNAALMQQAKASAIFLHCLPAHRGEEVTEEVLEGPQSVVFDEAENRLHVQKSVLYHTLAEF, from the coding sequence GTGGTTGAGCGGTTATTAGCAAAGGAAGCGCGGTTACAAGGTCGGTCTGTAGTGTCATTAAAGGACTGGAGTCCCAGTGAAATTAAGCAAGTATTAATGACGGCAAAATGGATGAAAACAAATCCGAAAGTGGCAGAAATTCAATATGCGCTCAAAGGCAAGTCTGTGGCCATGATTTTCGAATTACCATCGACCCGCACGCGGGTATCCTTTCAAGTGGCTATTCAGGCGCTAGGGGCAGCCCCGGTGATTTTGGACTGGCAAGATAGTCAATTGGGTCGCGGGGAACCGATTGAAGATACAGCACGTGTTTTGTCCCGGTACGTGGACGGGATGATTGTCCGGGCCAAGAGTCATCAAATGGTTCAAGCATTACAGAAATGGGCGACCGTCCCGGTGTTTAATGCGTTGACGGATATGGCGCATCCTTTTCAAGTCTTAGCGGATGCCTTGACGATATGGGAACATGTCGGTTATCTGTCTGGAGCAAAAATGGCCTATGTGGGCGATGGCAACAATATGGCGAATTCCTACATGATCATTGGCGCGAAACTCGGGATGCATGTCAATATTGCGTGCCCTGAAGCATGGCAACCGTCAGCAGATATCATTGCGTATGCTCAACAGGAAGCAGAAATGACGGGTGGTTCCGTTCAGGTGATGACAGATCCTGTGCAAGCGGTGCACGGCGTTGATGTCGTAGCTACCGATGTGTTCGTGTCGATGGGTGATGTGGACAGTGCCAGTAAACGGCAAGCTTTGGCTCCATACCAAGTGAATGCAGCTCTGATGCAACAAGCAAAAGCGAGCGCGATATTTCTGCATTGTTTACCCGCTCACCGGGGAGAAGAAGTGACCGAAGAGGTCTTAGAAGGACCGCAATCCGTCGTATTTGATGAAGCCGAAAACCGGTTGCACGTGCAAAAAAGTGTGTTATACCATACCTTGGCAGAATTTTAA
- a CDS encoding molybdopterin molybdotransferase MoeA, producing the protein MSYISVTEALDLLKSVRGLIQDSEQIPIEQCWGRTLAEEVVAHSDSPPFHRAAMDGYALRSGDTPGTFSILGQVNAGEVFTQPVPQGYAVRIMTGAPLPKELDTVIEQEAVTRHNQHIELRQAVKTLRNVSTQGSEITGGTAVLQPGQYIGSLEMGLLALSGYATVKVYRKPRVLLVTTGDELQNPGEALQPGHIYNVNRYLFAALLSEAGAEVIWAPPAADTSHAVAEALSDLTSYDLVITTGGVSVGDKDHVIQFLRNHSRLLFWRVDMHPGKSIAGAEKDNVPILALSGNPGAAMMSWYLIGLPFVVSLYGAYLPVRHISGRLRHPFMKPTRETRYLRARIQVEQGEIFFDTQLPQGSDIITAYRQSDVLAIIPKDSPPVPAKTEVKGLMIPGLGSERLYWLAQKRQKSPPS; encoded by the coding sequence ATGAGTTATATTAGCGTAACCGAAGCTCTGGATTTGCTTAAAAGTGTTCGAGGACTTATTCAGGACAGCGAACAAATTCCCATAGAACAGTGCTGGGGCCGCACCCTGGCCGAAGAGGTAGTGGCCCATAGTGATTCTCCTCCTTTTCACCGCGCTGCCATGGATGGTTATGCCTTGCGTTCTGGGGATACCCCTGGCACCTTCTCCATCCTCGGCCAAGTCAATGCAGGAGAAGTGTTTACCCAGCCCGTACCCCAAGGATATGCCGTGCGCATTATGACAGGAGCACCCCTTCCTAAAGAATTGGATACCGTGATCGAACAAGAAGCCGTAACTCGGCATAACCAGCATATCGAGCTTCGCCAGGCTGTTAAAACCTTGCGGAACGTCAGTACACAAGGTTCAGAAATCACCGGTGGAACAGCAGTACTCCAACCGGGACAGTATATCGGTTCATTGGAAATGGGTTTGCTCGCATTATCCGGCTATGCCACTGTCAAAGTTTACCGAAAACCCCGCGTCTTGCTAGTGACAACGGGAGATGAATTACAAAATCCAGGGGAAGCCTTACAGCCGGGACATATTTATAATGTGAACCGTTACTTATTCGCAGCGTTATTAAGCGAAGCCGGTGCTGAGGTCATCTGGGCTCCTCCTGCAGCAGATACGTCCCATGCCGTGGCTGAAGCTTTATCCGACCTGACATCATACGATCTGGTTATCACCACCGGCGGGGTCTCGGTGGGCGACAAGGACCATGTCATCCAATTTCTTCGCAACCATTCCCGGCTTCTGTTTTGGCGGGTTGATATGCACCCGGGTAAGTCCATTGCCGGCGCCGAGAAAGATAATGTACCGATTTTGGCGCTATCAGGCAATCCGGGAGCGGCCATGATGTCTTGGTATCTGATCGGCCTACCCTTTGTGGTATCGTTGTACGGCGCTTATCTTCCAGTCCGTCACATTAGCGGCCGATTACGGCATCCCTTTATGAAACCGACACGCGAAACAAGGTATTTACGCGCCCGCATCCAGGTTGAGCAAGGAGAGATATTTTTTGATACGCAGTTGCCGCAAGGCTCTGATATAATTACGGCATACCGGCAATCTGACGTTTTAGCTATTATTCCTAAGGATAGTCCTCCGGTTCCGGCCAAGACGGAAGTGAAGGGCTTGATGATTCCCGGATTGGGATCAGAACGCCTATATTGGCTTGCGCAAAAACGTCAAAAATCCCCGCCATCTTAA
- a CDS encoding serine hydrolase has translation MTKAETEKRIENVIHAFSGHISFYAEHMQTHETLIHDSDHVMETASVIKLPIMAATFQYLVDEHKSLADPLTLQVEDVVDGSGILQYLSPGLSLSLKDVMTLMIIVSDNTATNMILRYVGIPHVNRFIQSLGLSQTRLLKRIDFTIPGPIGLATAKELGTILTQLYHRTLVNKDASEIMWDILCRQQYNTIMTRHLPYEWITEDGNNPPRVQIGSKSGSLEGIRNDVGIVVTPWGDYVLAILSERSRDLRFHIDNEALVVLPRISRFIFDYFTQTQSF, from the coding sequence ATGACAAAAGCTGAGACCGAGAAAAGAATCGAAAACGTTATTCACGCGTTTAGCGGTCATATAAGTTTTTATGCAGAACACATGCAAACGCATGAGACCTTGATCCATGATTCCGATCATGTTATGGAAACTGCTTCAGTGATCAAACTCCCCATTATGGCAGCCACCTTTCAATATCTTGTCGATGAGCACAAGTCTTTGGCTGATCCCCTAACGTTACAGGTTGAGGACGTCGTGGATGGGTCCGGTATCTTGCAATATCTGTCTCCTGGGCTTTCCCTTTCTCTCAAAGACGTGATGACGCTGATGATTATTGTCAGTGATAATACAGCCACCAACATGATTTTACGTTATGTCGGCATTCCCCATGTCAATCGCTTTATCCAGTCGCTCGGTCTTTCCCAAACTCGACTGCTCAAACGCATTGATTTTACAATTCCCGGTCCCATCGGTCTGGCAACGGCCAAAGAACTGGGGACGATATTAACACAGCTTTATCACCGAACGCTTGTCAATAAGGATGCGTCAGAAATAATGTGGGATATTTTATGTCGCCAACAGTACAATACCATTATGACGCGTCACCTTCCTTATGAGTGGATCACAGAAGACGGTAATAATCCTCCTCGGGTGCAAATCGGGAGTAAAAGTGGTTCACTTGAAGGCATACGAAATGATGTGGGGATCGTTGTCACACCGTGGGGTGATTATGTGTTGGCCATTCTCAGTGAGCGCTCCCGCGATTTACGGTTCCACATAGACAATGAAGCGCTTGTGGTCCTTCCCCGGATTAGCCGGTTCATTTTTGATTATTTTACGCAAACACAGTCCTTTTAA
- a CDS encoding DMT family transporter — translation MLKSEPSRTPHTPTALQLYGAVAVGVLSVSSASVLIRLTPAPANAIAFWRLILTALLLMPVVLRQPPTWFSLRYLKHFTVSGLFLALHFIFWIQSLMILPVALSTALVSTHPLLIASYTRIVRKQPFPTRIKIGLTSATIGLVILPIGTAWSFHQTDGMVDALLGALFAGLYLMAGKHSRQSLSASQYSSGTYLMSSFILFLINIFQNHSLGPMNEHVMILYLLMAIIPTLGGHTTFNWLLRFMPAGQVSMAMIGEIPGSAMLAWLILQQMPSWTVWISLTLLTLGIVMTLISTKEPNPADSGL, via the coding sequence ATGCTAAAGTCTGAGCCATCTCGGACACCTCACACCCCAACTGCTCTTCAGCTATACGGGGCTGTAGCAGTTGGGGTCTTGTCTGTTTCGAGTGCCTCAGTGCTTATACGTTTAACGCCGGCCCCAGCCAACGCCATTGCTTTTTGGCGCCTAATTCTGACCGCCCTGCTTTTAATGCCCGTCGTGCTCCGCCAACCGCCAACATGGTTCAGCTTAAGGTATCTAAAACATTTCACGGTATCGGGATTATTTTTAGCGTTGCACTTTATTTTCTGGATTCAATCGCTCATGATTTTACCGGTCGCCTTGTCGACGGCGTTAGTCTCGACGCATCCTTTACTTATCGCATCATACACGCGTATCGTGCGCAAACAGCCCTTTCCCACGCGCATTAAGATAGGATTAACCAGCGCTACCATAGGTCTTGTGATATTACCCATTGGGACAGCCTGGTCCTTTCATCAAACAGATGGCATGGTCGATGCCTTGTTAGGAGCACTTTTTGCAGGATTGTATCTCATGGCTGGAAAGCACTCCCGACAAAGCTTATCCGCGAGCCAGTATTCCTCCGGAACCTATCTCATGTCCAGCTTCATCTTGTTTCTTATCAATATATTTCAGAACCATTCCCTTGGTCCGATGAATGAGCATGTGATGATCTTATATCTTCTCATGGCTATCATTCCAACTTTGGGCGGACATACCACATTTAACTGGTTATTGCGATTCATGCCCGCGGGACAAGTATCCATGGCCATGATTGGTGAAATTCCTGGATCTGCGATGTTAGCGTGGCTCATTCTCCAGCAAATGCCTTCGTGGACGGTATGGATCAGTCTTACCTTACTCACGCTGGGAATCGTTATGACCCTCATCTCCACGAAGGAACCGAATCCTGCGGATTCCGGCCTCTAA
- a CDS encoding Fur family transcriptional regulator, with product MVHLSSVYRKLEEGAKRLTPQRELVIRIFAEHPGEHLSAEEVHQLVKKDFQDIGLATVYRSLELLTDLEILNRISFDDGRARYEFNQEETHRHHHLVCIRCGKVDEYGEDLLDPLEGRILKERGFHVLDHELKFYGLCRSCAAKREKTERTEKGIKGERIR from the coding sequence ATGGTACACCTGTCTTCTGTATACCGGAAACTTGAAGAGGGCGCCAAGCGGCTGACTCCTCAACGAGAACTTGTGATTCGCATATTTGCTGAACATCCCGGCGAACATTTATCGGCAGAAGAAGTGCATCAACTTGTTAAGAAAGATTTTCAAGATATTGGGCTGGCAACAGTATATCGCTCATTAGAACTTTTAACCGATTTAGAAATTCTGAACCGGATTAGTTTTGATGACGGGCGGGCTCGTTATGAGTTTAATCAAGAAGAGACCCACCGCCATCATCATCTCGTTTGCATTCGATGCGGCAAAGTTGATGAGTATGGCGAAGATTTGTTAGATCCCTTAGAAGGGCGCATCCTAAAAGAGCGTGGCTTTCATGTGTTAGATCACGAGTTGAAATTTTACGGATTGTGCCGAAGTTGTGCGGCGAAGCGGGAGAAGACTGAGCGAACGGAAAAAGGAATCAAAGGAGAACGGATTCGATGA
- the rocF gene encoding arginase, with protein sequence MKLKTVRIIGVPLDYGADRRGVDMGPSAIRYAGLHEKLRQVGHKVIDIGNLPVPVPESRTKNDTHLKYADEIVKVSRVLARAVEKSLDDNNYPLILGGDHSIAIGTIAGLLRKFSRLGVLWFDAHGDYNTDQTSPSGNVHGMPVATAVGLGHPALKIPFHGHFVDPHKIVYVGVRTLDADEAEALRHSGATVFSMHEIDRYGMRDVMAKAMDIVTDQTDGVHLSFDIDAVDPLYAPGSGTPYSGGLTEREAHLALELLAESDIVSSMEMVEVNPILDEHNRTGELAANLIASALGHRII encoded by the coding sequence ATGAAACTTAAGACGGTACGCATCATCGGCGTGCCCCTCGATTATGGAGCCGATCGCCGAGGTGTCGATATGGGACCTAGTGCGATTCGTTATGCAGGTCTTCATGAGAAATTGCGCCAAGTAGGCCACAAGGTCATTGATATTGGAAATCTTCCGGTACCGGTCCCAGAAAGTCGCACCAAAAATGATACCCATCTAAAGTATGCAGACGAGATCGTTAAGGTCAGCCGCGTGCTAGCTCGCGCTGTAGAAAAGTCTTTGGATGATAATAACTATCCTTTGATTCTCGGGGGCGACCATAGTATTGCCATTGGTACGATTGCCGGCTTATTACGCAAATTTTCCCGCTTGGGCGTGTTATGGTTTGATGCGCACGGGGACTACAATACCGATCAAACATCTCCGTCGGGTAATGTCCATGGGATGCCGGTGGCGACGGCAGTAGGGTTAGGTCACCCGGCCCTCAAAATTCCTTTTCACGGTCATTTTGTTGATCCACACAAAATCGTTTATGTCGGAGTGCGGACCTTGGATGCGGACGAAGCCGAAGCCTTACGTCATTCTGGAGCTACAGTCTTTTCGATGCACGAAATTGACCGTTATGGGATGCGTGATGTGATGGCCAAAGCGATGGATATTGTCACGGACCAAACCGATGGGGTGCATTTAAGTTTCGATATTGATGCGGTTGATCCGCTATATGCCCCAGGCTCAGGTACGCCATACAGTGGCGGGCTCACGGAACGCGAGGCGCATTTAGCTTTGGAATTGCTGGCCGAAAGTGACATTGTCTCTTCGATGGAAATGGTGGAAGTGAATCCGATTCTTGATGAACATAACCGGACTGGAGAACTCGCGGCAAACTTGATTGCATCGGCCCTTGGACACCGAATTATCTAA
- a CDS encoding molybdopterin-guanine dinucleotide biosynthesis protein B, which produces MRVFHIVGYSNVGKTRLIEAMCQRLNGRILVLKFSHHPSMDRPGSDTDRLAAHHADTLLIQPGQTTWRSSLALPIDWSQVAQHFEWMIWEGGKHFPTPKIVFNSADILEHVSNIRLIIGPPSRKLSTVCAYPTCLPLNEETRDNLAEYIIQQHKMLSFEWNDPSAQLVYHRKFSR; this is translated from the coding sequence ATGCGCGTGTTCCATATCGTCGGCTATTCCAATGTCGGAAAAACACGCCTGATTGAAGCCATGTGTCAACGTCTGAACGGGCGCATACTCGTGTTGAAGTTTTCTCATCATCCCTCAATGGATCGCCCGGGTTCCGATACCGATCGTTTAGCCGCTCACCATGCGGATACGCTCTTGATCCAGCCCGGTCAAACCACATGGCGGAGTTCTTTGGCGTTACCCATTGATTGGTCGCAGGTGGCTCAACATTTTGAGTGGATGATATGGGAAGGAGGTAAACATTTTCCAACTCCGAAGATTGTTTTCAACTCGGCGGACATTCTTGAACACGTTTCCAATATTCGTTTAATCATTGGTCCGCCTTCTCGAAAACTTTCTACGGTTTGTGCTTATCCGACATGCCTCCCCTTAAACGAGGAAACCCGTGACAATCTCGCCGAATACATCATTCAACAACATAAGATGTTAAGTTTCGAGTGGAATGATCCTTCCGCACAACTCGTTTATCATCGCAAATTTAGCAGATAA
- a CDS encoding YtxH domain-containing protein, whose protein sequence is MNDRTWDRLSGLVVGAALGVLAGILLAPSAGAETRGSIKKKTQDSLDQIQKNVRDIRESLTQKGQALFKKSVTEIPLDDSEDPHEDQGA, encoded by the coding sequence ATGAACGATCGCACATGGGATCGGTTAAGCGGATTAGTTGTAGGAGCCGCATTAGGCGTGCTCGCAGGAATACTTTTAGCTCCCAGCGCTGGCGCGGAAACTCGGGGCAGCATAAAAAAGAAAACGCAGGATTCCTTAGATCAAATTCAAAAGAATGTACGTGATATTCGCGAATCGTTAACGCAAAAAGGACAAGCTTTATTTAAAAAATCCGTAACCGAGATTCCGCTCGATGACAGTGAGGATCCTCACGAGGATCAAGGTGCATGA
- a CDS encoding M20 metallopeptidase family protein has protein sequence MANWEQDVITYRRDLHQIPELGFQETETSQYLLNTLQHLGLDPVQIADTGVMADIEGNRPGKTIAIRADIDGLPLEEDTNLPFRSQHPGVMHACGHDGHMAIVLALASRLQAARNFPGRVRVFFQPAEERPPGGAPKMIEAGCLDGVDEVLGLHLWASDPVGTVAIRSGPFMANADQFTIRVKGKGGHGSEPADTKDAVLIASMIVMNLQTIVSRRLNAFDTAVVSCGTIRAGATFNIIAETAEITGTVRTLSKIVQDKVIQEIEHIAKTTAALYGAEATVSYQYGYPAVINHQASVERLERSVSGLVDLLHPDPAMGGEDFAYYLQKKPGTFFFLGCRPEGESFPHHSPHFQINEKALPLGVDVLYRGAISFLEGN, from the coding sequence ATGGCCAACTGGGAACAGGACGTCATTACATATCGCCGGGATTTACACCAAATTCCGGAATTAGGGTTCCAAGAGACCGAAACCAGTCAATATTTATTGAATACGTTACAGCATTTAGGCTTAGATCCTGTGCAAATTGCGGATACCGGGGTAATGGCTGATATTGAGGGCAATCGTCCTGGCAAAACCATTGCGATTCGAGCAGACATCGATGGGTTGCCGCTTGAGGAAGACACGAACTTGCCTTTTCGTTCGCAACATCCAGGCGTTATGCATGCCTGTGGGCATGATGGTCATATGGCTATTGTCTTAGCTTTAGCGAGCCGGCTTCAAGCGGCACGGAATTTTCCTGGCCGGGTTCGTGTGTTTTTCCAGCCAGCTGAAGAAAGACCCCCAGGCGGCGCACCCAAAATGATTGAGGCCGGATGTTTAGACGGAGTCGATGAAGTATTAGGTCTTCACCTCTGGGCGAGTGATCCCGTGGGTACGGTTGCCATTCGCAGTGGCCCATTCATGGCCAATGCAGACCAATTCACAATTCGCGTCAAGGGAAAAGGCGGGCATGGCTCGGAACCGGCTGATACCAAAGATGCCGTTCTCATTGCCTCGATGATTGTCATGAATCTGCAGACCATTGTGTCACGGCGTCTCAACGCATTTGACACGGCTGTTGTGAGCTGTGGCACGATTCGGGCTGGGGCGACATTTAATATTATTGCGGAGACGGCGGAAATTACGGGGACCGTACGGACTCTTTCCAAAATCGTTCAAGATAAAGTCATTCAGGAAATCGAGCACATTGCCAAGACAACCGCAGCATTATATGGTGCCGAAGCAACCGTTTCATACCAATATGGCTATCCCGCGGTGATCAATCATCAGGCCAGTGTTGAACGTTTAGAACGCTCCGTCTCAGGGCTCGTCGATCTTCTTCATCCTGATCCGGCTATGGGGGGAGAAGATTTTGCCTATTATCTACAAAAAAAGCCTGGGACATTTTTCTTTTTAGGATGCCGACCCGAAGGGGAGAGTTTTCCGCATCATTCACCACATTTTCAGATCAACGAAAAAGCGTTACCTTTAGGCGTGGACGTGTTGTATCGCGGTGCTATAAGCTTTTTGGAAGGAAATTAA
- a CDS encoding SirB1 family protein: MKTLTEREIKALIRLLGDDDIKTAQIARQRLIESRQEAQPYLEEARTSLDPHVRTRVYSILERLRLDELGERFQRFAAMPSAWIDLEEGAFLIAESGYPTINRQHYRDMLDSMAQEFKVHMDQHNLKGRELIESLNHYFFDELGFTGNKEAYYDPDNSYLNQVLDRRLGIPISLSLVYLLIARRLRIPVVGISMPGHFLLQYNDSLFIDAFEKGQLLNRGECVQFLMTNGFGFHPAYLSPTPTRFMLVRMLTNLIQIYSTQDPDRADSLSAFRDMLTQSYAKV; this comes from the coding sequence ATGAAAACATTGACTGAGAGAGAAATTAAAGCTTTGATTCGTCTCTTGGGGGATGATGATATCAAGACGGCGCAAATAGCCCGACAGCGATTGATCGAATCTCGTCAGGAGGCTCAGCCATATCTGGAAGAAGCCAGAACGTCTTTGGATCCACATGTTCGGACGCGGGTCTATAGTATTCTCGAACGACTTCGTCTTGACGAACTGGGAGAACGCTTCCAACGTTTTGCGGCCATGCCGTCCGCTTGGATCGACCTAGAAGAAGGTGCCTTTCTCATTGCTGAATCCGGATACCCGACAATTAATCGCCAACATTATCGAGACATGCTGGATTCCATGGCCCAAGAATTTAAAGTTCACATGGATCAGCACAATCTCAAAGGTCGTGAACTCATCGAGAGTTTAAATCACTATTTCTTTGATGAGCTCGGCTTTACGGGAAATAAAGAAGCCTACTATGATCCCGATAACAGCTATCTCAACCAGGTGTTGGATCGTCGGTTAGGGATTCCCATTAGTTTGTCTTTAGTCTACCTATTGATTGCCCGTCGTTTACGCATCCCAGTGGTCGGCATCAGCATGCCCGGACACTTTCTCCTCCAATATAACGATAGCCTTTTCATTGATGCCTTTGAAAAAGGCCAATTGTTGAACCGGGGCGAATGTGTTCAATTTCTCATGACCAATGGTTTTGGCTTCCATCCAGCGTATTTAAGTCCGACTCCCACGCGTTTTATGCTTGTTCGCATGTTGACCAATCTTATTCAAATCTATAGCACGCAAGATCCGGATCGTGCCGATTCCTTAAGCGCGTTTCGGGATATGTTAACCCAGTCTTATGCTAAAGTCTGA
- a CDS encoding NUDIX hydrolase, giving the protein MSDANEEKPNNFVQWRHAPASQWIYCPLCREPLLNHTWDGRERRYCSHCGFVYWERALPAVAVLVFEPSRKEILLVTRRYPPFVGGLTFPGGGIELGESVADAAVREVEEETGLVVSLDRQFGTWSTPSNDTIITFFRGHPIGGQLQAGTDAQEARFYPWEEAPSLAFSLHNMVLQLFRMEMRMTIPAS; this is encoded by the coding sequence ATGTCAGACGCGAACGAAGAAAAGCCAAATAATTTTGTGCAATGGCGGCATGCCCCGGCTAGTCAATGGATCTATTGTCCATTATGTCGCGAACCCTTGTTAAATCACACGTGGGATGGGCGGGAACGTCGCTATTGCTCTCATTGTGGTTTCGTTTATTGGGAACGGGCATTACCTGCGGTGGCGGTATTGGTTTTTGAACCGTCGCGTAAGGAAATTTTATTGGTGACACGCCGGTATCCGCCTTTTGTTGGAGGATTAACCTTTCCTGGCGGCGGGATTGAACTGGGGGAAAGTGTCGCCGACGCCGCAGTGCGAGAGGTTGAAGAAGAAACCGGGCTCGTTGTATCGTTGGATAGACAGTTTGGAACTTGGTCAACACCTAGTAATGATACGATCATTACATTTTTCCGCGGGCATCCCATCGGGGGACAATTGCAAGCTGGAACGGATGCGCAAGAAGCCCGTTTCTATCCCTGGGAAGAGGCTCCCTCACTCGCGTTTAGTTTGCACAATATGGTTCTTCAACTGTTTCGCATGGAGATGCGGATGACAATCCCGGCGTCGTAA
- the mobA gene encoding molybdenum cofactor guanylyltransferase translates to MDPIIDGVVLAGGQSSRMGEDKAQLPLPNGMRLVDRAVLLLKTVVNGRLWISRPWNYANPGDDDLLDSQPFEGPLAGIERAMTSSHADFLAVMAVDLPNLPTDFYKWLHPYLSDDVEALLPQGERHRQPLAGFWSTQLITDLVHFRQTGGQKVETFLKRHTVKWVPVPEAWLRNVNTPSEWQAWLNHQERD, encoded by the coding sequence GTGGACCCAATCATAGATGGAGTGGTATTGGCAGGGGGACAATCATCGCGCATGGGCGAAGATAAAGCCCAACTGCCTTTACCCAATGGCATGCGTCTGGTGGACCGGGCAGTTTTGTTACTAAAAACGGTTGTTAACGGCAGGTTATGGATCTCTAGACCGTGGAATTATGCAAACCCAGGTGATGACGATTTGTTGGATAGCCAACCCTTTGAGGGTCCTTTAGCTGGAATTGAACGGGCTATGACCTCTTCTCATGCGGATTTTTTAGCCGTGATGGCTGTTGACTTGCCCAACCTTCCGACAGATTTTTATAAGTGGTTGCATCCTTACTTGTCAGACGATGTTGAAGCCCTCCTGCCACAGGGCGAGCGCCATCGCCAGCCCTTGGCCGGATTTTGGTCGACACAGTTAATAACTGACCTGGTCCATTTCCGCCAAACGGGCGGTCAGAAAGTCGAAACCTTTTTAAAGCGGCATACCGTGAAATGGGTTCCGGTGCCTGAGGCATGGTTACGTAACGTCAATACTCCTAGTGAATGGCAAGCATGGCTAAATCATCAGGAGCGTGATTAA